A section of the Maylandia zebra isolate NMK-2024a linkage group LG8, Mzebra_GT3a, whole genome shotgun sequence genome encodes:
- the reep3b gene encoding receptor expression-enhancing protein 3 isoform X1, translated as MALIWMMVFLWIQATLGLLFGTLYPAYYSYKAVKTKNVKEYVRWMMYWIVFALYTVVETITDLTLAWFPLYYELKIAFVVWLLSPYTRGASLIYRKCLHPLLSSREREIDEYIVQAKERSYETMVNFGKQGLSIAATAAVTAAVKGQGAITEKLRSLSMHDLTQIDQQDDRGNQLYQYSSHSSNPAVRRSRSSDAPDGDEYYYDQEERTDEEAEPTFSEDEAVSQKGLRRSQSVKLSRSRVRKDARYGSLKIKGKKRPALSAVNYGV; from the exons ATGGCACTGATATGGATGATGGTATTTCTCTGGATCCAGGCTACACTTGG GCTGCTGTTTGGGACTCTGTATCCTGCGTACTACTCTTACAAAGCTGTCAAGACCAAAAATGTTAAGGAATAT GTGCGATGGATGATGTACTGGATTGTATTTGCCCTCTACACTGTCGTGGAGACGATCACTGACCTAACACTGGCATG GTTTCCTCTCTACTACGAGCTAAAGATAGCTTTTGTGGTCTGGCTGCTGTCCCCTTACACCAGAGGAGCAAGTCTTATTTACAGGAAGTGTCTGCATCCTTTGCTGTCCTCCAGAGAAAGG GAAATAGATGAGTACATTGTGCAGGCCAAAGAGAGAAGCTATGAGACCATGGTGAACTTTGGCAAGCAGGGCCTGAGCATTGCAGCCACCGCTGCGGTCACTGCAGCCGTCAAG GGTCAGGGGGCCATTACTGAGAAGCTGCGCAGCCTGAGTATGCATGACCTCACACAGATAGACCAGCAGGACGACAGAGGAAACCAGCTGTACCAGTACAGCTCCCATTCTTCCAACCCTGCTGTCAGGAGGTCTCGCAGCAGTGACGCTCCGGATGGAGAtg AGTACTATTATGATCAGGAGGAAAGGACGGACGAAGAGGCCGAGCCAACCTTCTCTGAAGACGAGGCTGTGAGTCAGAAAGGACTGAGGCGATCGCAGAGCGTCAAACTGTCTCGATCCAGAGTTCGCAAAGAC GCTCGTTACGGATCACTGAAGATTAAAGGCAAGAAGAGACCAGCGCTGAGCGCCGTTAACTACGGAGTCTGA
- the reep3b gene encoding receptor expression-enhancing protein 3 isoform X2: MVSWMISRCVVLLFGTLYPAYYSYKAVKTKNVKEYVRWMMYWIVFALYTVVETITDLTLAWFPLYYELKIAFVVWLLSPYTRGASLIYRKCLHPLLSSREREIDEYIVQAKERSYETMVNFGKQGLSIAATAAVTAAVKGQGAITEKLRSLSMHDLTQIDQQDDRGNQLYQYSSHSSNPAVRRSRSSDAPDGDEYYYDQEERTDEEAEPTFSEDEAVSQKGLRRSQSVKLSRSRVRKDARYGSLKIKGKKRPALSAVNYGV, from the exons GCTGCTGTTTGGGACTCTGTATCCTGCGTACTACTCTTACAAAGCTGTCAAGACCAAAAATGTTAAGGAATAT GTGCGATGGATGATGTACTGGATTGTATTTGCCCTCTACACTGTCGTGGAGACGATCACTGACCTAACACTGGCATG GTTTCCTCTCTACTACGAGCTAAAGATAGCTTTTGTGGTCTGGCTGCTGTCCCCTTACACCAGAGGAGCAAGTCTTATTTACAGGAAGTGTCTGCATCCTTTGCTGTCCTCCAGAGAAAGG GAAATAGATGAGTACATTGTGCAGGCCAAAGAGAGAAGCTATGAGACCATGGTGAACTTTGGCAAGCAGGGCCTGAGCATTGCAGCCACCGCTGCGGTCACTGCAGCCGTCAAG GGTCAGGGGGCCATTACTGAGAAGCTGCGCAGCCTGAGTATGCATGACCTCACACAGATAGACCAGCAGGACGACAGAGGAAACCAGCTGTACCAGTACAGCTCCCATTCTTCCAACCCTGCTGTCAGGAGGTCTCGCAGCAGTGACGCTCCGGATGGAGAtg AGTACTATTATGATCAGGAGGAAAGGACGGACGAAGAGGCCGAGCCAACCTTCTCTGAAGACGAGGCTGTGAGTCAGAAAGGACTGAGGCGATCGCAGAGCGTCAAACTGTCTCGATCCAGAGTTCGCAAAGAC GCTCGTTACGGATCACTGAAGATTAAAGGCAAGAAGAGACCAGCGCTGAGCGCCGTTAACTACGGAGTCTGA
- the reep3b gene encoding receptor expression-enhancing protein 3 isoform X3 → MRCVRWMMYWIVFALYTVVETITDLTLAWFPLYYELKIAFVVWLLSPYTRGASLIYRKCLHPLLSSREREIDEYIVQAKERSYETMVNFGKQGLSIAATAAVTAAVKGQGAITEKLRSLSMHDLTQIDQQDDRGNQLYQYSSHSSNPAVRRSRSSDAPDGDEYYYDQEERTDEEAEPTFSEDEAVSQKGLRRSQSVKLSRSRVRKDARYGSLKIKGKKRPALSAVNYGV, encoded by the exons GTGCGATGGATGATGTACTGGATTGTATTTGCCCTCTACACTGTCGTGGAGACGATCACTGACCTAACACTGGCATG GTTTCCTCTCTACTACGAGCTAAAGATAGCTTTTGTGGTCTGGCTGCTGTCCCCTTACACCAGAGGAGCAAGTCTTATTTACAGGAAGTGTCTGCATCCTTTGCTGTCCTCCAGAGAAAGG GAAATAGATGAGTACATTGTGCAGGCCAAAGAGAGAAGCTATGAGACCATGGTGAACTTTGGCAAGCAGGGCCTGAGCATTGCAGCCACCGCTGCGGTCACTGCAGCCGTCAAG GGTCAGGGGGCCATTACTGAGAAGCTGCGCAGCCTGAGTATGCATGACCTCACACAGATAGACCAGCAGGACGACAGAGGAAACCAGCTGTACCAGTACAGCTCCCATTCTTCCAACCCTGCTGTCAGGAGGTCTCGCAGCAGTGACGCTCCGGATGGAGAtg AGTACTATTATGATCAGGAGGAAAGGACGGACGAAGAGGCCGAGCCAACCTTCTCTGAAGACGAGGCTGTGAGTCAGAAAGGACTGAGGCGATCGCAGAGCGTCAAACTGTCTCGATCCAGAGTTCGCAAAGAC GCTCGTTACGGATCACTGAAGATTAAAGGCAAGAAGAGACCAGCGCTGAGCGCCGTTAACTACGGAGTCTGA
- the reep3b gene encoding receptor expression-enhancing protein 3 isoform X4 — translation MMYWIVFALYTVVETITDLTLAWFPLYYELKIAFVVWLLSPYTRGASLIYRKCLHPLLSSREREIDEYIVQAKERSYETMVNFGKQGLSIAATAAVTAAVKGQGAITEKLRSLSMHDLTQIDQQDDRGNQLYQYSSHSSNPAVRRSRSSDAPDGDEYYYDQEERTDEEAEPTFSEDEAVSQKGLRRSQSVKLSRSRVRKDARYGSLKIKGKKRPALSAVNYGV, via the exons ATGATGTACTGGATTGTATTTGCCCTCTACACTGTCGTGGAGACGATCACTGACCTAACACTGGCATG GTTTCCTCTCTACTACGAGCTAAAGATAGCTTTTGTGGTCTGGCTGCTGTCCCCTTACACCAGAGGAGCAAGTCTTATTTACAGGAAGTGTCTGCATCCTTTGCTGTCCTCCAGAGAAAGG GAAATAGATGAGTACATTGTGCAGGCCAAAGAGAGAAGCTATGAGACCATGGTGAACTTTGGCAAGCAGGGCCTGAGCATTGCAGCCACCGCTGCGGTCACTGCAGCCGTCAAG GGTCAGGGGGCCATTACTGAGAAGCTGCGCAGCCTGAGTATGCATGACCTCACACAGATAGACCAGCAGGACGACAGAGGAAACCAGCTGTACCAGTACAGCTCCCATTCTTCCAACCCTGCTGTCAGGAGGTCTCGCAGCAGTGACGCTCCGGATGGAGAtg AGTACTATTATGATCAGGAGGAAAGGACGGACGAAGAGGCCGAGCCAACCTTCTCTGAAGACGAGGCTGTGAGTCAGAAAGGACTGAGGCGATCGCAGAGCGTCAAACTGTCTCGATCCAGAGTTCGCAAAGAC GCTCGTTACGGATCACTGAAGATTAAAGGCAAGAAGAGACCAGCGCTGAGCGCCGTTAACTACGGAGTCTGA